A genomic window from Helicobacter pylori includes:
- a CDS encoding RNA polymerase sigma factor FliA — MILTMENRMPQEIQQIEPSEKSEKNIEKVLNAYDKQQHHHQDALAIQYLPAVRTMAFRLKERLPSSIDFNDLVSIGTEELIKLARRYESALNDSFWGYAKTRVNGAMLDYLRSLDVISRSNRKLIKSIDFEITKYLNEHGKEPSDEYLAKALGENIEKIREAKTASDIYALVPIDEQFNAIEQDEITKKIEAEELLEHVQKVLNQMSEREQMLIQLYYFEELNLSEIKEILGITESRISQIIKEVIKKVRQSLGASHG, encoded by the coding sequence ATGATTTTGACGATGGAAAATAGAATGCCCCAAGAAATCCAACAAATTGAACCAAGCGAAAAAAGCGAAAAAAATATAGAAAAGGTTTTGAACGCTTATGACAAGCAACAACACCACCATCAAGACGCGCTCGCTATCCAATATCTACCGGCCGTGCGCACGATGGCGTTTCGCTTAAAGGAGCGTTTACCCAGCTCTATTGATTTTAACGACCTTGTTTCTATCGGCACTGAAGAATTAATCAAACTAGCCAGGCGTTATGAGAGCGCGTTGAATGACTCTTTTTGGGGGTATGCAAAAACTCGTGTCAATGGGGCGATGTTAGATTATTTGCGCTCTTTAGATGTGATCTCTCGCTCTAACAGGAAGCTCATTAAAAGCATTGATTTTGAGATTACCAAATACCTTAATGAGCATGGGAAAGAGCCTAGCGATGAGTATTTAGCAAAAGCTTTAGGCGAAAATATTGAAAAGATTAGAGAAGCCAAAACCGCTTCAGATATTTATGCGTTAGTGCCTATAGATGAGCAATTCAATGCGATTGAACAAGATGAAATCACTAAAAAGATTGAAGCAGAAGAATTATTAGAGCATGTCCAAAAAGTGTTGAATCAAATGAGCGAGAGGGAGCAAATGCTTATCCAGCTTTATTACTTTGAAGAGTTGAATTTGAGCGAGATTAAAGAAATTTTAGGGATTACGGAATCGCGCATTTCTCAAATTATTAAAGAAGTGATAAAAAAGGTGCGCCAATCTTTAGGAGCTAGTCATGGCTGA
- the fliM gene encoding flagellar motor switch protein FliM — MADILSQEEIDALLEVVDENVDIQNVQKKDIIPQRSVTLYDFKRPNRVSKEQLRSFRSIHDKMARNLSSQVSSIMRSIVEIQLHSVDQMTYGEFLMSLPSPTSFNVFSMKPMGGTGVLEINPSIAFPMIDRLLGGKGSAYDQNREFSDIELNLLDTILRQVMQILKEVWSPVVEMFPTIDAKESSANVVQIVAQNEISIMVVLEIIIGHSRGMMNICYPVISIESILSKMGSRDLMLSETNSKKSRNKELQALLSGVSVDMIVFLGAVELSLKEMLDLDVGDTIRLNKIANDEVSVYVHKKKRYLASVGFQGYRKTIQIKEVVYSEKERTKEILEMLEEQRRGKVGDIMKIEEE; from the coding sequence ATGGCTGATATTTTAAGCCAAGAAGAAATTGATGCGCTTTTAGAGGTCGTTGATGAAAATGTGGATATTCAAAATGTCCAAAAAAAAGATATTATCCCGCAGCGTAGCGTTACCCTCTATGATTTCAAACGCCCTAATCGTGTGAGTAAGGAGCAGTTGCGTTCTTTTAGGAGTATCCATGATAAAATGGCTAGGAATCTCTCCAGTCAAGTTTCTTCTATCATGCGTTCTATTGTGGAGATCCAGCTCCATAGCGTGGATCAAATGACTTATGGGGAATTTTTGATGAGCTTGCCTAGCCCTACAAGTTTTAATGTCTTTTCCATGAAGCCTATGGGAGGGACGGGGGTTTTAGAAATCAACCCTAGCATCGCTTTCCCTATGATTGACAGGTTGTTAGGGGGTAAGGGGAGCGCATATGATCAAAACAGAGAGTTTAGCGATATTGAATTGAATTTGTTGGATACGATTTTACGCCAAGTGATGCAAATTTTAAAAGAAGTGTGGTCGCCTGTGGTGGAAATGTTCCCCACGATTGACGCTAAAGAGTCCAGCGCGAATGTGGTTCAAATCGTCGCTCAAAATGAAATTTCTATCATGGTAGTCTTAGAAATCATTATCGGGCATAGCCGTGGGATGATGAATATTTGCTACCCGGTGATTTCCATTGAAAGCATTCTTTCTAAAATGGGGAGTAGGGATTTAATGCTTTCAGAAACCAACTCCAAAAAGAGCCGTAACAAGGAATTGCAAGCGCTATTAAGCGGGGTGAGCGTGGATATGATCGTGTTTTTAGGAGCGGTGGAATTGAGCTTGAAAGAAATGTTGGATCTAGATGTGGGGGATACTATCCGTTTGAATAAAATCGCCAATGACGAAGTGAGCGTGTATGTGCATAAAAAAAAGCGTTATTTAGCGAGCGTGGGGTTTCAAGGGTATAGGAAAACCATTCAAATTAAAGAGGTGGTTTATAGCGAAAAAGAGCGCACTAAAGAGATTTTAGAAATGTTAGAAGAACAGCGCAGAGGCAAAGTGGGCGATATTATGAAGATAGAAGAAGAGTGA
- the fliY gene encoding flagellar motor switch protein FliY, giving the protein MQDFIKIFIQEVVSTLEGLVGKAPSVGLEKEVSNDEEANLISAPYARVMISAIDKSESHIELLAPVGLVTALSDLMLGGEGASKEEMDNDDLDAFKEMASNIFGAIATSLKSQELLPKLNFTTTNAEIAKDLPKKEDYTKAMVFSFKMEALKESQMILLVTSAFESQFETKKEPESIESATEETKTHDASLENIEIRNISMLLDVKLNVKVRIGQKKMILKDVVSMDIGSVVELDQLVNDPLEILVDDKVIAKGEVVIVDGNFGIQITDIGTKKERLEQLKN; this is encoded by the coding sequence ATGCAAGATTTTATTAAGATTTTTATTCAAGAGGTTGTCTCTACTTTAGAAGGGTTAGTGGGCAAAGCCCCGAGCGTAGGGTTAGAAAAAGAGGTTTCTAATGATGAAGAAGCGAATTTAATCAGCGCGCCTTATGCAAGGGTAATGATTAGCGCGATTGATAAAAGCGAGAGCCATATTGAATTGCTAGCTCCTGTGGGCTTAGTAACTGCTTTAAGCGATTTGATGCTAGGAGGTGAGGGGGCTAGTAAGGAAGAAATGGATAATGACGATTTGGACGCATTCAAGGAAATGGCTTCCAATATTTTTGGAGCGATCGCTACCAGTTTAAAATCTCAAGAATTGCTCCCTAAACTCAATTTCACCACCACAAACGCCGAAATTGCTAAAGATCTTCCTAAAAAAGAAGATTACACTAAGGCGATGGTGTTTTCTTTTAAAATGGAAGCCCTAAAAGAAAGTCAAATGATTTTATTGGTTACTTCAGCTTTTGAAAGCCAATTTGAAACTAAAAAAGAGCCAGAAAGCATAGAGAGCGCTACTGAAGAAACCAAAACCCACGATGCGTCTTTAGAAAATATAGAAATCCGCAACATTAGCATGCTTTTAGACGTGAAATTGAATGTTAAGGTGCGTATCGGTCAAAAAAAGATGATTTTAAAAGATGTGGTTTCTATGGATATAGGGAGCGTGGTGGAGTTGGATCAATTGGTGAATGACCCTTTAGAAATCCTTGTAGATGACAAGGTGATCGCTAAAGGCGAAGTGGTGATCGTGGATGGGAATTTTGGCATTCAAATCACGGATATTGGCACTAAAAAAGAACGCTTAGAGCAACTGAAAAATTAA
- a CDS encoding YhcH/YjgK/YiaL family protein: MAIFGELSSLGHLFKKTQELEILHAYLHDVMQKESKAYQRVLNLAPNTEFQVPLGHGMFSIEQSYCLEHAKESEKGFFESHRQYVDFQLIVKGIEGAKVVDTKKAILKTPYDEKRDLIVYEPVKETSFLRLDAGMLAVFFESDVHALRFYGESFEKYKTDPIFKAVVKAPKGLIKLKL, encoded by the coding sequence ATGGCTATTTTTGGGGAATTAAGCTCGCTTGGGCATTTGTTTAAAAAAACGCAAGAATTAGAAATTTTGCATGCGTATTTGCATGATGTGATGCAAAAAGAGAGCAAGGCTTATCAAAGGGTTTTAAACCTCGCTCCTAATACAGAATTTCAAGTGCCTTTAGGGCATGGTATGTTTAGCATAGAGCAAAGCTATTGTTTAGAGCATGCCAAAGAGAGCGAGAAAGGTTTTTTTGAAAGCCACCGGCAATATGTGGATTTCCAATTGATTGTCAAGGGCATTGAGGGGGCTAAAGTGGTGGATACAAAAAAGGCTATCCTTAAAACCCCTTATGATGAAAAAAGAGATTTGATCGTTTATGAGCCGGTCAAAGAGACTTCTTTTTTGCGTTTAGATGCAGGCATGCTGGCTGTCTTTTTTGAAAGCGATGTGCATGCGTTGAGGTTTTATGGAGAGTCTTTTGAAAAATACAAGACAGATCCGATTTTTAAAGCGGTCGTTAAAGCGCCTAAAGGATTGATCAAGTTAAAATTATGA
- a CDS encoding DUF2147 domain-containing protein encodes MKLMNLIIILIFCRFLGAVELPGIYQTQEFLYMKSSFVEFFEHNGKFYAYGISDVDGSKAKKDKLNPNPKLRNRSDKGVVFLSDLIKVGERSYKGGKAYNFYDGKTYYVRVTQNSNGDLEFTSSYDRWGYVGKTFTWKRLSDEEIKNLKLKRFNLNEVLKTIKDSPI; translated from the coding sequence ATGAAATTGATGAATCTTATTATAATATTAATTTTTTGTCGTTTTTTAGGGGCTGTGGAGTTGCCTGGAATTTATCAAACTCAGGAATTTCTATACATGAAAAGCTCTTTTGTAGAGTTTTTTGAGCATAATGGGAAATTCTATGCTTATGGTATTTCTGATGTGGATGGCTCTAAAGCTAAAAAAGACAAGTTGAATCCTAATCCAAAGTTAAGGAATCGCAGCGATAAAGGCGTGGTGTTTTTAAGCGATTTGATTAAAGTTGGCGAAAGATCTTATAAAGGCGGTAAGGCGTATAATTTTTATGATGGCAAAACCTACTATGTGAGGGTTACTCAAAATTCAAATGGGGATTTAGAATTCACTTCAAGCTATGACAGATGGGGGTATGTCGGCAAGACTTTCACTTGGAAGCGCCTGAGCGATGAAGAAATCAAAAATCTAAAGCTCAAGCGTTTTAACCTGAACGAAGTCCTTAAAACCATTAAGGATAGCCCTATCTAA
- the fur gene encoding ferric iron uptake transcriptional regulator, which yields MKRLETLESILERLRMSIKRNGLKNSKQREEVVSVLYRSGTHLSPEEITHSIRQKDKNTSISSVYRILNFLEKENFICVLETSKSGRRYEIAAKEHHDHIICLHCGKIIEFADPEIELRQNEVVKKYQAKLISHDMKMFVWCKECQESEN from the coding sequence ATGAAAAGATTAGAAACTCTAGAATCCATTTTAGAGCGCTTGAGGATGTCTATCAAAAGAAACGGACTCAAAAATTCAAAACAACGAGAAGAAGTGGTGAGCGTTTTGTATCGCAGCGGCACGCATTTAAGCCCTGAAGAAATCACGCATTCTATCCGCCAAAAAGACAAAAACACTAGCATTTCTTCGGTGTATCGCATTTTAAATTTCTTAGAAAAAGAAAATTTTATTTGTGTTTTGGAGACTTCAAAAAGCGGCCGGCGTTATGAAATTGCCGCTAAAGAACACCATGATCACATCATTTGTTTGCATTGCGGTAAGATCATTGAATTTGCTGACCCTGAAATTGAACTCCGCCAGAATGAAGTCGTTAAAAAATATCAAGCCAAGCTCATCAGCCATGACATGAAAATGTTTGTGTGGTGCAAAGAATGCCAAGAGAGTGAAAATTAA
- a CDS encoding replication-associated recombination protein A — protein MSLSALLNPKRLEDFLGQEHLVGKDAPLFKALQSKHFPHAFFYGPPGVGKTSLAQIIAHSLERPILSFNATDFKLDDLRLKLKNYQHALLKPVIFIDETHRLNKTQQEFLLPIMEKDHALILGASTQDPNYSLSHAIRSRSFIFELTPLKKSDLDKLCSKALILLNKQIEPSAKTYLLNNSAGDARALLNLLDLSAKIENPITLKTLQSLRSHSLNDGSYSDDTHYNLTSALIKSLRGSDENASIYYLARLIAGGENPEFIARRLVIFASEDIGNANPNALNLAASCLFSVKQIGYPEARIILSQCVIYLACSPKSNTAYKAINQALECVQKGLLYPIPKHLLPDSKDYLYPHDYNGYVKQDYLEKPLNLVSSQGIGFEKTLLEWLDKIRN, from the coding sequence ATGAGTTTGAGTGCACTTTTAAACCCCAAAAGATTAGAAGATTTTTTAGGTCAAGAGCATTTAGTAGGAAAAGACGCTCCCCTATTTAAAGCCCTACAATCCAAACACTTCCCCCATGCCTTTTTCTATGGCCCTCCAGGCGTGGGTAAAACAAGCTTAGCCCAAATCATCGCCCATTCGCTAGAGCGCCCCATTCTTTCGTTTAATGCAACGGATTTCAAGCTTGATGATTTGCGCCTTAAGCTTAAAAATTACCAACACGCCCTTTTAAAACCCGTTATTTTTATTGATGAAACCCACAGATTGAATAAAACCCAACAAGAATTTTTGCTCCCCATTATGGAAAAAGATCACGCTCTAATCTTAGGGGCTAGCACGCAAGATCCCAATTACAGCCTAAGCCATGCGATCCGCTCAAGAAGTTTTATTTTTGAATTGACCCCCTTAAAAAAAAGCGATTTAGACAAACTTTGTTCTAAAGCTTTAATATTGTTAAACAAACAAATAGAGCCTAGCGCTAAAACCTATCTTTTAAACAACAGCGCCGGCGATGCTAGAGCGTTATTAAACCTTTTAGATTTGAGCGCTAAAATAGAAAATCCTATCACTTTAAAAACGCTACAATCCTTACGGTCCCATAGCCTAAATGATGGATCTTATAGCGATGATACGCATTATAACCTCACTAGCGCTTTAATCAAATCTTTAAGAGGGAGCGATGAAAACGCTTCCATCTATTATCTGGCGCGCTTGATTGCTGGCGGGGAAAACCCGGAATTTATCGCCAGAAGGCTGGTGATTTTTGCGAGCGAAGATATTGGTAACGCCAACCCAAACGCCCTTAATTTAGCCGCTTCTTGCTTGTTTTCAGTCAAACAAATCGGCTACCCTGAAGCGCGCATCATTTTAAGCCAGTGCGTGATTTATTTGGCTTGTTCGCCCAAATCTAACACGGCTTATAAAGCGATCAATCAGGCTTTAGAATGCGTTCAAAAAGGCTTGCTCTATCCCATTCCTAAACACTTATTGCCTGATTCTAAAGATTACCTTTACCCACACGATTATAACGGCTATGTCAAACAAGACTATTTGGAAAAACCTTTGAATTTGGTTTCTTCTCAAGGCATAGGGTTTGAAAAAACCCTTTTAGAATGGCTTGATAAAATAAGAAATTAA
- a CDS encoding heat shock protein transcriptional repressor HspR — translation MCDYDEPLYLISVVAKILGVHPQTLRQYEKEGLIEPSRTDGKMRLYSQRDMDKIKTILRLTRDMGVNLAGVDIILRLKEKLDELDDLNKELQDALHKHSKNNKTPTKNLSTPTNFYELILFKK, via the coding sequence ATGTGTGATTATGATGAACCGCTTTATTTGATCAGCGTTGTGGCTAAAATTTTAGGCGTGCACCCACAAACCTTACGCCAGTATGAAAAAGAGGGTTTGATAGAGCCTAGCAGGACTGATGGGAAAATGCGTTTGTATTCTCAGCGAGACATGGATAAAATCAAAACGATTTTACGCCTTACAAGGGATATGGGGGTAAATTTAGCGGGCGTGGATATTATTTTGCGCCTAAAAGAAAAGCTTGATGAATTGGACGATCTCAACAAGGAATTGCAAGACGCTCTCCACAAACACTCTAAAAACAACAAAACCCCAACGAAAAATTTAAGCACCCCCACTAATTTTTATGAATTGATTCTGTTTAAAAAATGA
- a CDS encoding DnaJ C-terminal domain-containing protein: MSKSLYQTLNVSENASQDEIKKSYRRLARQYHPDLNKTKEAEEKFKEINAAYEILSDEEKRRQYDQFGDNMFGGQNFSDFARSRGPSEDLDDILSSIFGRGGFSQRFSQNSQGFSGFNFSNFAPENLDLSATLNVSVLDTLLGNKKQVNINNESFSLKIPIGVEEGEKIRVRNKGKMGRTGKGDLLLQIHIEEDEVYKREKDDIIQVFDLPLKTALFGGKIEIATWHKTLTLTIPPNTKAMQKFRIKDKGIKNRKTSHVGDLYLQARLILPKVETLSNELKALLEKEL; this comes from the coding sequence ATGAGTAAGAGTTTATACCAAACTTTAAACGTGAGCGAAAACGCCAGCCAAGATGAAATCAAAAAATCCTACCGCCGCTTAGCCAGACAATACCACCCAGATTTGAACAAAACCAAAGAAGCCGAAGAAAAATTCAAAGAAATCAACGCCGCTTATGAAATTTTAAGCGACGAAGAAAAACGCCGCCAATACGATCAATTTGGCGATAACATGTTTGGCGGGCAAAATTTCAGCGATTTTGCTAGAAGCCGTGGTCCTAGTGAAGATTTAGACGATATTTTAAGCTCTATTTTTGGGAGAGGGGGCTTTTCGCAAAGGTTTTCTCAAAACTCGCAAGGCTTTTCTGGCTTTAATTTTTCCAATTTCGCTCCTGAAAATTTAGATTTGAGCGCCACTTTAAACGTTTCTGTTTTAGACACCCTTTTAGGCAATAAAAAACAAGTGAATATTAATAATGAGAGTTTTAGCCTTAAAATCCCTATCGGTGTGGAAGAGGGCGAAAAGATTAGGGTTCGCAATAAAGGGAAAATGGGGCGAACAGGCAAAGGCGATTTGCTCTTGCAAATCCATATTGAAGAAGATGAAGTTTATAAGCGCGAGAAAGATGATATTATCCAAGTCTTTGATTTGCCCTTAAAAACGGCTCTTTTTGGGGGTAAAATTGAAATCGCTACCTGGCATAAAACTTTAACTTTAACCATTCCCCCTAACACCAAAGCCATGCAAAAATTCCGCATTAAAGACAAAGGGATCAAAAACAGAAAAACTTCGCATGTGGGGGATTTGTATTTACAAGCTCGTTTGATCTTGCCTAAAGTTGAAACGCTTTCTAATGAGTTGAAAGCGTTATTGGAAAAAGAATTGTAA
- a CDS encoding 5'-3' exonuclease produces the protein MRQAFNQTRSTHSKTLLLDIDCVIPNIVRRLLSNKTLPKKFATYSLQEVGVIFLTTQILSIMRKTRCSKTLFFITRGRESFRYQLCDYYKQKRYQFDEDFRSLLKALKIALVEKYPLKKGAKIQGEHCFEYEADDIISFYKKKDPKNYVIASMDKDILYSNRGSHFNLKTNAFFNVSQKEAHFFAYYQCVVGDKGDNIKGVKGIGSFNYKDFLNEDAKEHELWEQIIQAFKIKEDLSDSEAKEKALLNMRLVNMHQMTHHGVIKLWEPEFKKAFFPKKSKPQNPNFKRSS, from the coding sequence ATTAGACAGGCGTTTAACCAAACAAGATCCACGCATTCAAAAACCCTTTTACTAGATATTGATTGCGTGATCCCTAATATTGTTAGGCGTTTGCTCTCTAATAAAACGCTCCCTAAAAAATTTGCCACTTATAGTTTGCAAGAAGTGGGTGTTATTTTCCTTACCACTCAAATTTTATCCATCATGCGTAAAACCCGTTGCTCTAAAACGCTTTTTTTTATCACTAGAGGCAGAGAGAGTTTCCGCTACCAGCTGTGCGATTATTACAAACAAAAACGATACCAATTTGATGAAGATTTTAGATCCCTTTTAAAAGCCCTAAAAATCGCTTTAGTGGAAAAATACCCCCTGAAAAAAGGGGCTAAAATCCAGGGCGAACATTGTTTTGAATATGAAGCGGATGATATTATCTCTTTTTACAAAAAGAAAGACCCCAAAAATTATGTGATAGCCAGCATGGATAAGGATATTTTATACTCTAATAGAGGCTCTCATTTCAATCTCAAAACAAATGCTTTTTTCAATGTGAGTCAAAAAGAAGCCCATTTTTTCGCTTATTATCAATGCGTTGTGGGGGATAAGGGGGATAATATTAAAGGGGTTAAAGGGATTGGTAGCTTCAACTATAAAGATTTTTTAAACGAAGACGCTAAAGAACATGAATTGTGGGAACAGATTATTCAAGCTTTCAAAATTAAAGAAGATTTGAGCGATAGCGAAGCTAAAGAAAAAGCTCTATTAAACATGCGTTTAGTCAATATGCACCAAATGACCCACCATGGCGTGATCAAACTATGGGAGCCTGAGTTTAAAAAAGCTTTTTTCCCTAAAAAATCAAAACCGCAAAATCCTAATTTCAAAAGAAGTTCTTAA
- a CDS encoding OriC activity response regulator: MKILIIEDDLALARSISHNLHDLGHFCEIISSISEENKEPYDVILVSSKVCTQGRCEHFVRYNSKQIIIMMASHVNEDGVNKPIQAGARDYILKPFKMDELLRKIQYHKAYQEMTARLGFYENYLDFIHAELPLPRDFSYRPPFIIHTLSQELANAYLLQYAKERQMDFSFFSLKDTTWKDLYKNKDKLERPFYIMHLEELKKDEQLKLLELARSCPIVLSYTHKEPLEFPRIISIECDNKPLSLFNNSTTFLSIQEYEKEAIRHFSSTCTDTELASKLGISRKSLWEKRRKYNLPRK; encoded by the coding sequence ATGAAAATCTTAATCATTGAAGATGATTTAGCGTTAGCTAGGAGTATCTCTCATAATTTGCATGATTTAGGGCATTTTTGCGAGATCATCTCTAGCATTTCAGAAGAAAACAAAGAGCCTTATGATGTGATTTTAGTTTCCTCTAAAGTTTGCACTCAAGGGCGTTGCGAACATTTTGTGCGTTATAATTCCAAGCAAATCATCATCATGATGGCTTCGCATGTCAATGAAGACGGCGTGAATAAACCCATTCAAGCGGGAGCGAGAGATTACATTTTAAAGCCTTTTAAAATGGATGAATTGTTGCGTAAGATCCAATACCACAAAGCCTACCAAGAAATGACCGCTCGCCTTGGATTTTATGAAAATTATTTGGATTTTATCCATGCGGAATTGCCCTTGCCTAGAGATTTTTCTTACAGACCGCCCTTTATCATCCACACGCTCTCTCAAGAGCTTGCAAACGCTTATTTGTTGCAATACGCTAAAGAAAGGCAAATGGATTTTTCTTTTTTCTCCTTAAAGGACACCACTTGGAAAGATCTATACAAAAATAAAGACAAACTAGAACGCCCTTTTTATATCATGCATTTAGAAGAGCTTAAAAAAGACGAGCAATTGAAATTATTAGAATTGGCTCGTTCATGCCCTATTGTGTTGTCTTACACCCATAAAGAGCCTTTAGAGTTTCCCAGAATTATCAGCATTGAATGCGACAACAAGCCCCTATCTTTGTTTAACAATAGCACGACTTTCCTTTCCATTCAAGAATATGAAAAAGAAGCCATCAGGCATTTTTCTTCCACTTGCACCGATACAGAATTGGCCAGCAAGCTTGGCATTAGCCGTAAAAGCCTTTGGGAAAAACGCCGGAAATATAACTTACCTCGCAAATAA
- a CDS encoding bifunctional 2-C-methyl-D-erythritol 4-phosphate cytidylyltransferase/2-C-methyl-D-erythritol 2,4-cyclodiphosphate synthase, whose translation MSLIRVNGEAFNLSLENLEEDPFETKETLETLIKQTSVILLAAGESKRFSRTIKKQWLRSHHTPLWLSVYESFREALDFKEVILVVSELDYTYIKRHYPQIKLVKGGASRQESVCNALKIIDSAYTLTSDVARGLANMEMLKNLFLTLQNTNHYCIAPYLPCYDTAIYYNEVLDREAIKLIQTPQLSHTKTLQLALKQGDFKDESSAILQIFPDLVSYIEGSKDLHKLTTSGDLKVFTPFFNPAKDTFIGMGFDTHAFIKDKPMVLGGVVLDCEFGLKAHSDGDALLHAVIDAILGAIKGGDIGEWFPDNDPKYKNASSKELLKIVLDFSQSIGFELFEMGATIFSEIPKITPYKPVILESLSQLLGLEKSQISLKATTMEKMGFIGKQEGLLVQAHASMRYKQKL comes from the coding sequence ATGTCTTTGATTAGAGTGAATGGGGAAGCTTTTAACCTTTCTTTAGAAAATTTGGAAGAAGACCCTTTTGAAACTAAAGAAACGCTAGAAACGCTCATCAAACAAACGAGTGTTATCTTGCTTGCTGCTGGGGAGTCTAAGCGTTTTTCTCGCACGATTAAAAAGCAGTGGTTGCGTTCTCATCATACCCCCTTATGGCTCAGCGTTTATGAGAGTTTTAGAGAAGCCCTAGACTTTAAGGAAGTTATTTTAGTCGTGAGTGAGCTAGACTATACTTATATCAAACGCCATTACCCCCAAATCAAGCTTGTGAAAGGTGGGGCGTCGCGCCAAGAATCCGTGTGCAACGCTTTAAAAATAATTGATAGTGCTTACACGCTCACAAGCGATGTGGCTAGAGGTTTAGCCAATATGGAAATGCTTAAAAATTTGTTTCTAACCCTTCAAAACACGAACCATTATTGCATCGCCCCTTACTTGCCTTGCTATGATACGGCGATCTATTATAATGAAGTTTTAGACAGAGAAGCGATCAAACTCATTCAAACCCCGCAATTAAGCCACACTAAAACGCTCCAACTAGCCCTAAAACAAGGGGATTTTAAAGATGAAAGCAGCGCGATTTTACAAATTTTCCCGGATTTGGTGAGCTATATTGAAGGCAGTAAAGATTTGCACAAACTCACCACAAGCGGTGATTTAAAAGTTTTCACGCCTTTTTTCAACCCGGCAAAGGACACTTTCATCGGCATGGGCTTTGATACGCATGCTTTTATTAAAGACAAGCCCATGGTTTTAGGGGGGGTTGTTTTGGATTGTGAGTTTGGCTTAAAGGCTCATAGCGATGGCGATGCTTTGTTGCATGCAGTTATTGATGCGATTTTAGGGGCGATTAAAGGGGGGGATATTGGCGAATGGTTCCCTGATAATGACCCTAAATACAAAAACGCTTCTTCTAAAGAGCTTTTAAAAATCGTGTTGGATTTTTCGCAAAGCATTGGATTTGAATTGTTTGAAATGGGGGCGACTATCTTTAGCGAGATCCCTAAAATCACCCCTTACAAACCGGTGATTTTAGAGAGCTTGAGCCAACTTTTAGGTTTAGAAAAATCTCAAATCAGCTTAAAAGCCACCACTATGGAAAAAATGGGATTCATTGGAAAACAAGAAGGGCTGTTAGTCCAAGCGCATGCGAGCATGCGTTACAAACAAAAACTTTAA